tgtAATTGTCATTCCCTAACCATGAATCTATCTGACCTTCATGACTTAGACTCCTAAGTTTAAAATCATTTTTAGACTAATTATAGATCATGCTCCATTCTGAACTCACTTAGCATATGCATGTTGTATGTGTCTAATATGTTTACCCTGTTAACCCCAAATGGAATGTCTCCCTAGCTCTCATAGTGTTATGTCTATCTTTAGCATGCTATCACCCGCTTAATGATTTAACCTATGTTGCCATTTACCATGTTGGAAATTAAGTCTACTGATTCTCCTAGTTCCTGTTCTTTGCTTAATCAATCCTGTCACTCTTGCTTCTGAAATGCCAATGTGTTTATGAATCCTGCTAAATGTCATACAATCTTGTCTCTATGAAGTATTGCTTTAGGGCAGTTTAGTTGAGTTCCATGTATGGTCCATTAACTTATTTGGTTAAGTGGTCAATATTGTTATTGTTGGGCTTGATGTGAGTCCATGTGTGGCTTTGGGTTATTCAATGGACATACTCTCCTGTTTTGAGATGCGTTTGGATTTGGGCCTGCTATTCGAGTGAAAGAGTCTGTTGAAGGCCGAGTCAGTACTGGGTTACTTTCGTTTGGGCCTGTTCTGGGGCCTGCACTGGTTTCTTGTGTAATATTTGtacttgtattttttatttgggcatgtaataatttgtaaataaatGATTGGGGAGTTAGTGAAATGGGGGAAGCGGGTATATTTTCACCTAAATGGGTAGAAAACCTGCCCATAGGATTTATTTTCTTCGCCTACTATTTGTTTGATGTACTTTAACTCTGTACACACAtagaagccatgcctataggaaatcacacacttcacttaaACTTGTCTAATACCTGTACACTATTCAATGCATGTTGGTTGGAGTAAATGTTGTAACTGTTTCAATGTCCGTTGCTGCACGCTATTAGATAGCATGTCTATAAGAACTAACGCCAATAACTACTTGTTTAAttattagacagcatgcctataggatgcaaTAATACATGCCTTTGCTAatgctcatctagataccatgactataggactccaattaattaactaataaacTACTTCTGTTGTTTTATTTCACTGCCacctagataacatgcctataggaaaaaGTATGATAAAATCAAGTCCAAATACCAACtcatagaaatcctgcctatatgaTACTGTTTCtagcctagaaagcatgtctataaaaTCAAACGCTGGTAATTCTGAGCATTCAAACGGTTTTACTGCCTTATTGCCCAAacaatttagatatcatgcctatagggtttgtaATACCTATAATATGCAAATTCGTTAGTCTAAAATAGCAACACTACATGTACGACACTTGAAATCAGAATCACATAGAAGCCATGTCTATAAGACTTAACGACTCTAATTCATCTTAATTTTGAAACTGTCTACTACCTAATGTAAAAATCTGCCCGTGTGCATTTGTtacttatgtgtggaggctaactcgagccatttattgtctttatgtgtagtcctacatgttttgaatgtgcacctagttttatcattttttgagcaccttaagtaaagtctagaaccgtccaaatagtaggtccaaatcCTCATACCATAGACATgagacgggtagtgcacacattggacacgatttagaattgaattaaagtgctttaattgaatagcaggagatgatagtctgtgcccgctgaataatatgagcaactcctaccctaagggagttgcgaagtattatttatgttgcacgggatgatcctttaggctaaaaaacttaggacccccctctcATTTATATGTTGTTCGCACTGTGTCTCTTGAACTTAGAATAATTAAGTTGTATCCTGCAGCCTCTAAAGACTTGTACTAATAGTTTAATTcttgtatgtttttctttacACTTGCTTACATCGTAGTAGAACTTTTAAATTCCTTGTTTTCCCTCACTTACACGATCACGTAGGACAACTATAATCCATACGAATTTGCTCGcgtaatcaaatcaccaaaataacatctaattCTACGAATCAATCCTCAAAACGAATGAACTTTCAAAGGGAAACTCAAGAATACTAGAATCACATTTTAAGTGTATGAATCATGTCAAATTAATTCCGAATTgaaccaaattttgtagacaagtttcaaatagcaatGCAGAACTGTTCcaaattttaacatcaaaatttgaACCCATTAGCTAAGAAGTTAACTCACGGTTAAACTTAGTAATTTCTAACTTTAAAAAAATGCTAGATTTCGGCAAAATGAGTCAAAACAagctagggactttcgaattaAATTTCgtgcatacgcccaaatcccaaatcatgaTTCGGACCCACTGGGATCGTCAAAATAGAGATCCAGGTTTGTTTATAtaaaatgttgaccgtagtcaactctagtcatttttaaggtaaaatttcacattttcttcaatttttcacataaaaacttttcggaacaAGACACGCACTGCACACGCAAATTGAAAAATACTAAACGGAGCTAGTCGAGGTCTCGGAACACGAAAATAGAGGCTAAATATCAAAATGACTTATAGGATCATCACAGAAGATCATACCATGTTTAGTAAAATACTGAAGGATACCACCTAAATTCCCATATCTTTGGCAGCTACCTCTCCTCCTCAGCTATTGTCTTTCCTTTATCAGGTATTGCTGAACTACTAATCTTTATATGCTTGTGAAAAGTTTAAGTCTAAACTTTGTAAGATGTAATTTGAATCTAGGCCAACTCTAATATGGTTGACACTTGCCTCAAATAAGGCAGTCAATTAGATCcaagaaaaattgcagcaaaAGGATCCTTGGATATCTGTGGTTTACTCAAAGCTGTGGATATGGCTAAAAGATCATGAAGAATGCAATGTAATGTTGCTTCACGTATTTTGTAGGTTATTAGTCAACAACTCCCTGTACCGCGAAATAGGGGTGACTTCCGCCACGTTTTACTGAAGGATACCACTTGAATTCCCATATCTTTAGAAGCTACCTCTCCTCCTCAGCTGTTGCCTTTCCTTTATTAGGTATTGCTAAAATATTAATCTTTATTTGCTTGTGAAAATTTTGTCTAAACTTTGTAAGATGTACTCTGAATCTAGGCCAACTCTAACATGGTTGACACTTGCCTGAAAAAGGAAGCCAATGTAGGACTCATctaataagaagaaagaaagaaaatgatgacaacaAGTTGCAATAATGAAGCGAATGGCTGGAAAAAAAGTTTGACAACTTGCAAAGCAAATTGCATATACAAGCATTTTGATTGGCTGGAAGTTTGGcaagtttttctataaatagaaggcTTCGTTCTTCATTTAAGAcacaccaaaataagagagaagcaaTAGAAATTAGAGAGAGTAATCTACAGATtgtagtctgtgagataaatagtgagtgtgagtaatattgtagtgatgTGTTTAAACAAAGAgtgttatttttttcaaaattatagtagtctcttgacactactaagttaTAATATTAGTGATAATATTGCTCAGCTCGAGTTTTGTATTTACCTCGTTAAAAgagttggtgtcgttgttactctcttgtattattattattcgcCGTAGATATTATTTCTAGGCGGGATTATTATTTTTTCCCAACAACGTGGTATCAAAGCCATGGCAAATAATGGTACGCTATCTTCTCATCCCCgtctcacaaaagataattataAGAAATAATGTCTACGTATGAAAGTCATTCTTGGCTTCCAGGATGTGTGAGAAATCGTAGATAGAGGGTATGCAAAACCCGATAATGAGGAAGCTCTGcctcaaaatgaaaaagatgtcttggcaaagacaaggaagaaggatcaacaagaCCTCACGCTCATCCACCAATGTTTGAATGATCCCATGTTTGAAAAGGTGATAGATGCTACCACCTTAAAGGAAGCTTGAGAGATTTTACGAAATTCTCTTCAAAGAGTTGACAAGGTGAGGAAgataaaacttcaaactctaagggctgactttgaagttttaaaaatgaaagaatccgaatgcatttcagatttttgttcaaaagtgaaggatgttgtaaatcaattaagaagatacggggaggacatacaagatgtccgtgtggtagaaaagatcctTCATACCTTAACACCTAAATTTAATTTTGTGGAGTGTGctattgaggagtctaaagatttagactTTATGCCGATAGAGCAATTGGAGGTTCTTTACCCacgaagaaaagatcaaaagAAGACAAGAAGTGCCACtggagcaacttcttaaaactcaggcatcctttaaggattatggaggtgaaaagAGATATCGATGAAACGGATGAGGACGAGGCCGTGGCGatcatggaagaggaagaagtaatagtaacaacttcaacaatgaagttaaaatccaccaaacatttagaggtcgtggtcgtggaaaaagaggaggaagaggatgtggctactaccaagaaaatagtggacaaaggtatgacaaatcaaaaattgagtattataatattcataaatttggccattactcttggAAATATCGtagcaatgttgaagaaaaagctaaccttATTGACGATAAGAAAGAAGAATATGAGTCAACGTTGTTGATGacactcaaggaagaagacaagGATGATTatagctcgtggtatttggacaatggagcaagcaatcatatgtgtggatgcaaagagaagtttgtggagatcaataaaacAGTGAGAGGTAATGTGTACTTTGGAGATACCTCAAAAATTCAAATCGAAGAGAATCTCCTGTGAAAATGGTAGTCACAAgctaattcaagatgtttattatgtgccaaaattaaaaagtaatattttgagtttgggccaacttcttgaaaaggaatatgacatccacatgaaaaatatgcatctttggcaTAGAGATTTAggtggaattctaattgctaaagtgcatataGCAAAGAATAGATTATTTTCTCTGAATCTTAAAATAATTGATGCAAACTGTTTGAAGGCTATTGTACAAGATAaatcatggtgttggcacatgcgatttgggcacttGAATTTTGAAGCACTCAATTGTGCGAATcttgtcttcttggaaaacatgtaaggaggagttttccaaaggaggccatgtcaagatcaacTAAACCGCTTCAGATTGTTCACACTGATgtgtgtggaccaatcaatccaccttcctttggtaaaagtaaatactttcTACTTTTCATTGATGACTTAAGTAGAAAGACTGTTTATTTCTTGAAcaaaaaatttgaaggttttggtgcttttaaaatttttaaagtacttgtggagaaagaaagtgggtatgaaataaaagctttaaggtctgatagaggaggcgaattcacttcaaaagaatttaatgactTTTGTCAGTCTCATGGAATTCGTCGTcctctaacggtaccttattcaccccaacaaaatggagttgcagAGAAAAAGAATCGAACGATTCTTAATATGACCAGATGTATGTTAAAAGCTAAAAGTATGCCCAAGGAATTTTGGACATAAGTTGTatcttgtgcagtttatttgaacaACATGTCTCCAACAAGgaatgttagagatcaaacccttcaagaagcatggagtggaagaaatccaagtgtcaagcacttgagaatctttggtagcatagcctatgctcatgtgccacatcaAGGGAGAGCGAAGCTTGACGATCGAAGTATCAAacatgtgtttgttggctatgatacgagttcaatATGCTACAAGCTATACTACCCAAATAATGGCAAGATGGTGGTCAGTTATGATGTTGAATTTGATAAAGAATTGGCATAGAATTGGGAAGCTtaggaagaaacttcatatgatttgttTCCATACTTTGgcgatgaagaagaaccagagaccgTTGAACTTATGCGGGATACAATTCCACCTCCTTCTCCAACCAATGTTGCATCTCCTTCTTCTCAACAAAGTTTAAATAAGCAACCGCAAAGGACAAGGAGCATTCAAGAGCTCTATGATGGCACAtaagaagttactaattttgattttttatattgtctctttgctgatagtgaaccaatgaactttgatgaaaCTGTTACAGACAAAAGGCGGAGACAAGCCATGGAGGAGGAGATCgagtcaatagagaagaacaacacttgggagttaacaactcttcccaaTGGTCATCACGCAATTGGAGTAAAATGGGTATATAAGACAAAAAAGAATGCTGATGGAGATGTGGAGAGATACAAGgcacgacttgtggctaaaggctacaagcaaaggcaaagtattgattatgaagaagtctatgcaccGGTTGCCCTCATGGAGATGATTCGTTTTCTGATCTCTTTGGCGGTAcaaatgaagtggaagatccATCAAATAGACGTCAAGTCATCCTTCTTGAATGGCcatcttgaagaagaagtctatgttgaacaaccattgggTTTTATGGtcaaaaaccatgaagataaagtgttgcAGTTGAAAAAAGCTTAatatggattaaagcaagccccacgagcatggaatagttgcatcgacaagtattttcaagacaatgggtttactcgttgtctccatgaatatactctttaccttaaagttcatactaatggaAATATCTTAtttgtttgtctttatgttgatgatcttatttttacgggtaataacccaagtttgtttgaagcttttaagaaagatatgtcccgtgagttcgagatgacagacgtagggctcatgtcatactacttggacctagaagtgaagcagatggaggatgtaatttttatctctcaagaaaactatacaaaagagatattgaagaagttTAACATGCTCGATTGTAACTCCGTGAACACACTAATGGAAagtgggacaaaattgtccaagtttgatgaaggagaaaaagtggatcccacatttttcaaaagttttgtgggaagtttgaggtacttgacttgtaccaggcCAAATATACTCTTTGCAGTTGGAGTAGTAAACCGCTTTATGGAAGCTCCTACCTCCACTCATTTAAAAGCcactagaagaattcttcgttaTCTAAAATGTACGATTGACTTTGGGTTACTTTATTCTTCTTCTAGTGATTTCAAGTTTATGGGAtattgtgatagtgattatgcgggatatattgatgatagaaaaaacACAACtggtttttgtgtttttcttgggTGATTGTGTTATTTCctggagttcaaagaaacaatcaattgttactctctcgacttgtgaagctGAATGTGTAGCAGCAACATCTTGTacctgtcatgctatttggctgAGAAGATTgttgaaggagctcaatttaccaCAAATGGAAGCTACAAAGATTTGTATTGACAACAAATCCGCACATGCATTTGCGAAGAATCCACtgtatcatgatcgaagcaagcatatagatacaagATATCACTTCATCAGAGAATGCATTGCCAAGAAGGAAGCCAAGCTCAAGTATGTGAAATCTCATGATCAAGTTGCGGATATTTTTACCAAGTCtctcaagtttgaagattttcagAGGTTGAGATCAAAACTTGGAATGATaaggaaaaatcaaaattaaggggGTGATTTGTGGGACTCAtctaataaaaagaaataaaaagaaagaaagaaaatgatgacaacaAGTTGCAGTAATGAAGTGAATGGCTGGACAAAAAAGTTTGACAACTTGCAAAGCAAATTGCATATGCAAGCATTTTGATTGGCTGAAAGTTTGGCAAGTTTTGCTATAAATAGCAGGCTTCGTTCTTCAATAATTAAGAcacaccaaaataagagagaagcaataaaagttagagagagtaatccacagattgtagtctgtgagataaatagtgaatgtgagtaatattgtagtgagatatttaaataaagagtgttatttctttcaaaattgtagtagtctcttgacactactaagttgtaatattagtGGTAATATTGCTCCACTCGAGTATTGTATTTTACGACGCTAAAAGAGTTAGTGTCGTTGTTattctcttgtgttattattatttgccgtGGATATTATTTCTAGGCAGGATTATTATTTTTTCCCAACAGTCAATTAGATGCAAGAGAAGCTGCAGCAAAAGGATCCTTGAATATCTATGGTTTACTCAAAGCTGCGGATATGGCTAAAAGATCATGATGAAGAGCGCAATGTAACGTTGCTTCACGCATTTTGTAGGTCATTAATCAATAGCTTCCTGGACCGCGAAATAGGGGTGACTTCCGCCACGCTTGGAGTGCTGAGCTACTACGTTGTTGCTTATTGGGTTGATCTTAGCATATTGTATTATGTGTAAATGTGCtcattaaaattaattaaacatAGATATTTCTGGGTATATGTTGTATCATTCAAATTTGGAGAACTACATTGATCACAGTCCGTTGTACCTTAAGTTTCGATTTTGTGTTTATTTTGTCAATATTTTTATAGTCTAGGATAAACTTTCTTACTTCAAGAGTGCCTCACAACGTAACGCCACTATTGATGGACATAATGACGTACGTAGTAGCGGATGCAAATCTTACCGCGCTCATAATTCTCTACAATTATATTAATTTCTACTGAACAACAATACATCCTAATAATATTGTCCCAACAACGTTCTATGATGACATTGTTCGGCTCACAGGAAAGAATATCTAGTATATTTTAACACGTGGACATATAATTCTTCTGTGGCCATGATGGATTAATTGTGGACTGATCGATGTTAATTAACAAATGTATTGATCTTTATCAAGCTCTGGTGTTGTGTGTTCAATCATATTTCTGTCGTTCCAAGAAAACCAAATGTCATCAATTACTATGGTGTGAATTAAACTCAAggttgaaaaacaacaaaactcGGTTGATATCTTACAAGTTGTTCACCGAACCACTTCCATATCAAGTTTTGCATTTGTGTATTATAAAGGTTCTGAGATAAACCagaaattagaatttatttgttttttaaatGAAAAGATAAAGTAGACTATGGTAGCCCACCAACCTGGAGCAAAGTGCTGCTTCATTTGAAACACAAGTCAAGACCGTACCAACCTCACCAACTTCATCTCCATTTTCGATCTGTTTACTTCGAAATCGGAGACGATCTCTAGTCTTTTCTCGACAGAAAACATCAGCTGGTGATCATAGCTAGGCAAAACAACTATGTAAATATTGTACGTGCTTTTTTTCGGATTTAACTTATAATATAGATTAATcgtgtaattttttttaatggtATATAACAATATATTTTAACCCGTTATAATAgttaatttatcttatttttaagttgttaatCTCACTTTTTATGAACAGGTTATCTTTTAGGTGATTGCCTAATTTTTTtcttacattattatttattagtGCAAAGAATTAAGTTAAACTCTTTTTTTCCCCTTGAAACGTATATACTTTTGTGGATACCTACTACTATTTGAGGTCTTTCACTACATTACTTTGCATCATCCTAAGTCCTAACTGCAGCGCTCTATGCCTCTATATATGGATAATGTTTTTTAAAGTAGTAAACTATATTTCCACAAGACATGCACAACCAAAATTCATAGCGGTGTCTAAAATCTTCGAACTGGTACAATTATAGATGAGACAATTTTATTTATTAACTCTACATCTTCACAGGGGAATCTTTCAAGAAATTAATACTACctgatttttaattaaaattatagaTGAAGTAGGTAAATAATAAGAGGAAACTTCTAGTGATAGTAAAAGTTCGTGAACTTCAGCAACAAGGCAAAATTTCATAAAGGGTCCAAGAAGCCATTGACAATGACGTTATTGTTTCATGCATCGGGTGAAATCCTTAATCAAAAGCCAAACTCTTTCACTCACCATTCCCTTCTTCTAAACGATCTCCAGTTGTTAATCCCAGAGGCAAATTGCAATTAATTTACAGTCACTGCGTTTGCGTGATTGCGACTTATATATTATAATAGGAGTAAGCTAATCAACTTCATTAATAATGTATTATTCTTTTCTAGCCCTCTATAAATAACAGGAGGCTATACTACGTACTCAAGTCTGCCATTTGAAGCTCTAATTTGAACACAAAGTGTTGGAAACTTTTAAACATGTTGTGTTCTCGTAGGGTATTTTCTTTACGTGTGATGCTATGGTTCTATGTTGTTCTCCTGTGGCTTTGTGCATGCGAAGGGAAGACGCAGCTACCAAAGAACTTGAATATAAAAGCTGTTTTTGTGTTCGGAGATTCCATCGTTGATCAaggaaataataacaatataacAACGCTGATGAAATGTAATTTTCCACCGTACGGGAAAGACTTTATAGATGGAAAGCCAACTGGAAGGTTTACTAATGCCAAAACGCCGGCGGACTTGATAGGTACGTCCACTGAGTTTAACTTATATAGACCGTTGATACAAGAAAGTTTTACGCAGGTCATCTTAATTCGTTACAGCAGgtaacttattttatttttaagaatattacaaatttcatattttaaggAGGCTCCATTATGTTAAGTTTGGTCATGTCacgtgttcttcttcttcctagACCCAAACATTATGTCTTTCTCTCGTGTAAACACAGAGTGAAACTAAAACACGAGCGTTATAAGATTCAATAAAATTGAAATTTAGGGCTAATTGTGCTGTCAGGAGTTGGCTGCAGAAATTGAAATTCTATAAATAGTTTCCTTATAGTAACTAGTTATCTGATGTATAGGAATAGTTAGAAACTGTTTATAGAAGTACGTACTAGTGATAAGTTTCTGTTGGAGTAGCTTGCTGGGAAAAGCCAAGCTTGATTTGTAATTTCTTCACTTGGTAACTAATGAAAATTTtaattagcaaaaaaaaaaaaaaaattcaatataaTTAACACCGTCTTATTAGTCATGGCCCGACCATTTTTACATTTGAATGTCTATTAAATATTGTTGTAACTTTGTTTAGACATAAATTCGAAAACATtcgttttcatcttcttctttttttttcgtttaaaCATTCAGTATCTCTTATGCAATACTCAATATCCCTATAAAATGTTGCCACATAAACTCCATACCAAATGCAATGCTTAAGCTTTAACAGGAGACAGCTGATTTGAGAAACTTGATgttatttgtttctttattatttttctttgagattagaGTTTTGACTTTATTCTGATATTCACATCAGTGGAAGAACTGGGAATTAAAGAGCTAATGCCAGCTTATCTTGACCCCAAATTGCAAGCTGAAGATCTTAAAACTGGAGTAAGTTTTGCTTCAGGAGCTTGCGGATACGACCCTCAAACAGCTGCCATTGCGGTGGGTATTTTTCATTCTtgttttatattaaaaaaaaattttcaCATGATCTAACAGCTTGTAAGTGTCTATACCAAGTATAATTAAGTTGGTCACCTTGACTGGAGCGTGGATATATAACATATACTGGGCgtataaatactttttaaattagCAATATGTATATAAAACTTACATTAATCCGATAATATAGTCAACTTATTAAGTTAAATGTCACCATTTTCTAACTAGTATATTTTTATGGATTCAGTCAGTAATACCACTATCTACACAATTGAATCATTTTCAAGAATATGTTGGGAAGCTAAAGGGATtagttggagaagaagaagccaacaCCATACTACACAGCAGCCTATACTTTGTGGTAGCCGGAAGTAATGACCTAGCCAACACATACTTCACCATCGGACTTCGCCAAAAACAGTATGATATTAACTCATATACTGATCTTATGGTGGATGGAGCTGCAGATTTTATCCGAGTATGTATTTGAATATGCCTCTCTAGTGCAATTTATGCTTCTACAAACACGCATATTTTTTCAGCTATTTCAAATGCGAAATTTAGCCTACTAGATTATTGGGGACAGAATTTCAAGAGTTGCCTAACAAAAGGTCATACGGTGCAAGAAAAAACAATTTTCATAGGGGGCCA
This DNA window, taken from Nicotiana tabacum cultivar K326 chromosome 15, ASM71507v2, whole genome shotgun sequence, encodes the following:
- the LOC107761203 gene encoding GDSL esterase/lipase EXL3-like, which encodes MLCSRRVFSLRVMLWFYVVLLWLCACEGKTQLPKNLNIKAVFVFGDSIVDQGNNNNITTLMKCNFPPYGKDFIDGKPTGRFTNAKTPADLIVEELGIKELMPAYLDPKLQAEDLKTGVSFASGACGYDPQTAAIASVIPLSTQLNHFQEYVGKLKGLVGEEEANTILHSSLYFVVAGSNDLANTYFTIGLRQKQYDINSYTDLMVDGAADFIRELYKLGARKIGVFGIPPVGCLPFQRTMSGGIFRMCVEEYNEAAQLANTKLSAAINDSLSNKLPQSKLVFIDLYDPMLDLIVNPKKYGFEVVEKGCCGTGNIEVLMLCKYGGTCEDDTKYLFWDSYHPTERGYRILVDQMMKKYINSFT